A single region of the Polymorphum gilvum SL003B-26A1 genome encodes:
- a CDS encoding site-specific tyrosine recombinase XerD — translation MAASDFTRESFLEMLAAERGAAHNTLDSYRRDLDDFAAFLGTTATRDATAEDVSAYLSDLAARGFAASSQARRLSALRQYFKFLYAEGERGDDPTRTLASPKKRQGLPRILSEAEVDRLIEAACFDATLEHETPGRALRAQRLYTLLEVLYATGLRVSELVALPVGAALRDARLIGIRGKGGKERLVPLSPRAQEAMRAYVARRNAEGAYKGSPWLFPSHGESGHFTRQAFARDLKDLARAVGLDAAKVSPHVLRHAFASHLLQNGADLRVVQQLLGHADISTTQIYTHVLDERLRQLVEAHHPLAKG, via the coding sequence ATGGCGGCATCGGACTTCACACGCGAAAGCTTTCTGGAAATGCTCGCTGCCGAACGCGGAGCGGCGCACAATACGCTGGACAGCTACCGGCGCGACCTCGACGATTTCGCGGCGTTCCTCGGCACGACCGCGACGCGGGACGCGACCGCCGAGGACGTGTCCGCCTATCTGAGCGACCTTGCGGCACGCGGCTTTGCAGCCTCCTCGCAGGCGCGCCGGCTGTCGGCGCTCAGGCAGTATTTCAAGTTCCTTTATGCTGAGGGAGAGCGTGGCGACGATCCGACGCGGACGCTCGCCTCGCCTAAGAAGCGCCAGGGCCTGCCCAGGATCCTGTCGGAGGCGGAGGTCGACCGGCTGATCGAAGCGGCGTGCTTCGATGCCACCCTCGAGCACGAGACGCCGGGGCGGGCGCTCAGGGCTCAACGCCTCTACACGTTGCTGGAAGTGCTCTACGCCACCGGCCTGCGCGTGTCAGAGCTCGTCGCGCTGCCGGTCGGCGCGGCGCTGCGCGACGCCCGGCTGATCGGCATCCGCGGCAAGGGTGGCAAGGAACGGCTGGTGCCGCTGAGCCCCAGGGCGCAGGAGGCGATGCGCGCCTATGTCGCGCGGAGGAACGCCGAAGGCGCTTACAAGGGCAGCCCGTGGCTGTTCCCCTCGCACGGCGAGAGCGGCCATTTCACCCGGCAGGCCTTTGCACGCGACCTGAAGGATCTCGCGCGGGCCGTCGGTCTGGACGCGGCCAAAGTGTCGCCGCATGTGCTCCGGCACGCCTTCGCCTCGCACCTGCTGCAGAACGGCGCCGACCTCAGGGTGGTGCAGCAACTGCTCGGCCACGCCGACATCTCGACGACGCAGATCTACACCCACGTCCTCGACGAGCGGCTGCGCCAGCTGGTCGAGGCCCATCACCCGCTGGCGAAGGGGTGA
- a CDS encoding response regulator: MLGVGEERIKVIIADDSATVRKFIEKALLATARAFDITMAENGRDAVQKLSQQAFDIAFLDINMPQLSGVEVMAAIHVMGAKTFAVSMSDGLNEEAEQKLKAFGAYDFLTKPFSAGQIRQIVEVYEAINTPFDVLVVDDSTTVRRIVRKVLERSIFKLDIVEAADGAAAIACVSQKPFRVIFTDFNMPNMSGIELARKLSTLARGSDVILMSTEYSTELDQAAEQVNARAFLRKPFYPEDVDSILHHLFNLRHSRFSKQVRLFAMT; this comes from the coding sequence ATGCTGGGAGTAGGCGAAGAACGGATCAAAGTCATTATCGCAGACGATTCCGCCACCGTCAGGAAGTTCATCGAGAAGGCCTTGCTTGCGACTGCAAGGGCGTTCGACATCACCATGGCCGAGAACGGTCGGGATGCCGTCCAGAAGCTCAGCCAGCAGGCCTTCGACATCGCCTTCCTCGATATCAACATGCCGCAGCTGAGCGGCGTCGAGGTGATGGCCGCCATTCACGTCATGGGCGCCAAGACCTTCGCCGTATCCATGTCGGACGGTCTCAACGAGGAAGCCGAACAGAAGCTGAAGGCCTTCGGCGCCTACGACTTCCTGACCAAGCCGTTCAGTGCCGGCCAGATCCGCCAGATCGTCGAGGTCTACGAGGCCATCAACACGCCGTTCGATGTCCTTGTGGTGGACGATTCGACCACGGTCCGGCGGATCGTGCGCAAGGTGCTGGAGCGGTCGATCTTCAAGCTCGACATCGTCGAGGCGGCGGACGGAGCAGCTGCGATCGCCTGCGTCAGCCAGAAGCCCTTTCGGGTCATCTTCACCGACTTCAACATGCCGAACATGAGCGGCATCGAGCTTGCCCGGAAGCTGTCCACTCTTGCGCGCGGCTCGGATGTCATCCTGATGTCGACCGAATACAGCACGGAACTCGATCAGGCCGCGGAACAGGTCAACGCCAGAGCCTTCCTGCGCAAACCGTTCTACCCGGAGGACGTCGACAGCATCCTGCACCACCTGTTCAACCTGAGGCATTCGCGCTTCAGCAAGCAGGTGCGCCTGTTCGCCATGACGTGA
- a CDS encoding CAP domain-containing protein: MMSDKAKLRRDRIGVAFGLAIAMLALAGCRSGEPVEVPPFYRDLARVDTSVDQATAAQMISQYRMNSGKGSLAIDPALTAIAQAQAQAIASADNVRASLEPRNQLKTRLASVGETKTYAVENVSAGYRTLAEAFSGWRDSPNHNAVMLDDKVTRMGIATAYASGSKYKVFWSLVLASPKP, translated from the coding sequence ATGATGAGTGACAAGGCGAAACTACGCCGGGACAGGATCGGGGTGGCGTTCGGACTGGCCATAGCCATGCTGGCGCTTGCCGGTTGCCGGAGCGGCGAACCGGTGGAGGTTCCACCCTTCTACAGGGACCTCGCGCGCGTCGACACCAGCGTCGACCAGGCGACGGCAGCGCAGATGATTTCCCAGTACCGCATGAACAGCGGCAAGGGCAGTCTGGCCATCGACCCGGCGCTGACCGCGATCGCCCAGGCGCAGGCGCAGGCGATCGCATCGGCCGACAACGTGCGCGCGTCGCTCGAACCGCGGAACCAGCTCAAGACCCGCCTGGCATCGGTCGGCGAGACCAAGACCTATGCGGTGGAGAACGTGTCCGCCGGCTACCGGACTCTCGCCGAGGCCTTCTCGGGCTGGCGGGATTCGCCCAACCACAACGCCGTCATGCTCGACGACAAGGTGACGCGCATGGGCATCGCCACCGCCTATGCATCCGGCTCCAAGTACAAGGTATTCTGGTCGCTGGTGCTGGCCTCGCCCAAGCCCTGA
- the aroB gene encoding 3-dehydroquinate synthase: protein MEQLLERPAAPATVRVELGARAYDIVIGRGVLNQAGEHLSARLPGARVAIITDDTVAGIHLPALAASLDAADIGHTAITVPAGESSKCFAQFERLCDAVLAARMERGDALVALGGGVVGDLAGFVAASVRRGMAFVQIPTTLLAQVDSSVGGKTGINSRHGKNLIGAFYQPTLVLADTAVLDTLPGRDFRAGYAEVAKYGLLGDAGFFAWLETNWRAVFAGGPERDEAIARSCQAKADVVVEDERESGRRALLNLGHTFGHALESAVDYATERLVHGEGVAIGMMLAHEYSARLGLIGADVVERVRVHLTEVGLPTRIDQIPGQMPPADTLMDIIAQDKKVSRGALTFILSRGIGDAFVEKGVEAAGVRAFLEEKLAR from the coding sequence ATGGAACAGCTTCTTGAACGACCCGCAGCCCCCGCGACCGTGCGGGTGGAACTCGGCGCGCGGGCCTATGACATCGTCATCGGCCGCGGCGTCCTGAACCAGGCCGGCGAGCACCTGTCGGCCCGTTTGCCCGGCGCGCGCGTCGCCATCATCACCGACGACACCGTTGCCGGCATCCACCTGCCGGCGCTCGCCGCCAGCCTCGACGCGGCGGACATCGGCCATACGGCAATCACCGTGCCGGCAGGCGAATCCAGCAAGTGCTTCGCCCAGTTCGAACGCCTGTGCGACGCCGTGCTCGCCGCCCGCATGGAGCGCGGCGACGCGCTCGTCGCCCTCGGCGGCGGCGTGGTCGGCGACCTTGCCGGATTCGTCGCGGCCTCCGTCCGCCGCGGCATGGCCTTCGTCCAGATCCCGACCACGCTGCTTGCCCAGGTCGACAGCTCGGTCGGCGGCAAAACCGGCATCAATTCGCGCCACGGCAAGAACCTGATCGGTGCCTTCTACCAGCCGACGCTCGTGCTCGCCGACACCGCCGTGCTCGACACCCTGCCCGGGCGCGATTTCCGCGCCGGCTATGCGGAAGTGGCCAAGTACGGCCTGCTCGGCGATGCCGGGTTCTTCGCCTGGCTGGAGACCAACTGGCGCGCCGTGTTCGCTGGCGGCCCGGAACGTGACGAGGCGATCGCCCGCTCCTGCCAGGCCAAGGCCGACGTGGTCGTCGAAGACGAACGTGAATCGGGCCGGCGCGCCCTGCTCAACCTCGGCCACACCTTCGGCCATGCGCTGGAATCGGCGGTCGACTATGCCACCGAGCGCCTGGTGCACGGCGAGGGCGTGGCCATCGGCATGATGCTGGCGCATGAATATTCCGCCCGTCTCGGCCTCATCGGCGCCGACGTGGTCGAGCGCGTGCGCGTCCATCTGACCGAGGTCGGCCTGCCGACGCGCATCGACCAGATTCCCGGCCAGATGCCGCCGGCGGACACGCTGATGGACATCATCGCCCAGGACAAGAAGGTCAGCCGCGGCGCGCTGACCTTCATCCTGAGCCGGGGCATCGGCGACGCCTTCGTGGAAAAGGGTGTCGAGGCGGCCGGCGTGCGCGCCTTCCTCGAGGAGAAGCTTGCCCGATGA
- a CDS encoding HlyC/CorC family transporter — MIESTIWVAIGAILLLIVLSGFFSGSETALTAASRARMHQLEKAGDQRAGLVSRLISARERLIGALLLGNNIVNIFASALATSVFLSLFGEAGVAIATLVMTVLVVVLAEVMPKTWAISNPERFALAVAPVVRVVVAVFGPVVIGIEVLVRLIMRIFGIRVDDNASILSAHEELRGAVDLQHLEGGLVKADRDRLGGLLDLAELEVSDVMVHRTNMMALNVDEDISKLIDAALASPYTRMPLWRGESDNFVGVLHAKDLLRALKAAGGDVDKIDVLKIASQPWFVPDTTSLQDQLNAFLKRKSHFALVIDEYGEVRGLVTLEDILEEIVGEIADEHDVEISGVRPQPDGSVIVDGSVPIRDLNRATDWKLPDDEATTIAGLVIHEARMIPDERQIFTFHGFRFTVLRREKNRLTRLRIVPLDSKQLLLPSATRPVRA; from the coding sequence ATGATCGAATCGACGATCTGGGTCGCCATCGGCGCGATCCTGCTCCTGATCGTGCTGTCCGGCTTCTTTTCCGGATCCGAGACGGCGCTGACCGCCGCCTCGCGCGCCCGCATGCACCAGTTGGAGAAGGCCGGCGACCAGCGCGCAGGGCTTGTCTCACGACTGATCTCCGCACGCGAACGCCTGATCGGCGCCCTGCTGCTCGGCAACAACATCGTCAACATCTTCGCCTCGGCGCTGGCGACCAGCGTCTTCCTCAGCCTGTTCGGCGAGGCCGGCGTCGCCATCGCGACGCTGGTGATGACGGTACTCGTCGTGGTGCTGGCGGAAGTCATGCCCAAGACCTGGGCGATATCCAATCCGGAGCGCTTCGCCCTGGCCGTCGCGCCGGTGGTGCGCGTCGTCGTCGCCGTCTTCGGCCCGGTCGTGATCGGCATCGAGGTGCTGGTTCGGTTGATCATGCGCATCTTCGGCATCAGGGTGGATGACAATGCCTCGATCCTCTCCGCGCATGAGGAACTGCGCGGTGCCGTAGACCTGCAACACCTGGAGGGCGGCCTCGTCAAGGCCGATCGGGACCGGCTCGGTGGTCTTCTGGACCTTGCCGAACTCGAGGTTTCCGACGTGATGGTTCACCGCACCAACATGATGGCCCTCAACGTCGACGAGGACATCTCCAAGCTGATCGATGCGGCGCTGGCCTCGCCCTACACCCGCATGCCGCTGTGGCGTGGCGAGAGCGACAACTTCGTCGGCGTCCTGCACGCCAAGGACCTGCTGCGCGCGCTCAAGGCCGCCGGCGGCGATGTCGACAAGATCGACGTGCTGAAGATCGCCAGCCAGCCCTGGTTCGTGCCCGACACCACCAGTCTGCAGGACCAGCTCAACGCCTTCCTCAAGCGCAAGTCGCACTTCGCCCTCGTCATCGACGAATACGGCGAGGTGAGAGGCCTCGTCACCCTGGAGGACATCCTGGAAGAAATCGTCGGCGAGATCGCCGACGAGCACGATGTCGAGATTTCCGGCGTCCGCCCGCAGCCGGACGGTTCGGTGATTGTCGACGGCTCCGTGCCGATCCGCGACCTCAACCGCGCGACCGACTGGAAGCTGCCGGACGACGAGGCAACCACCATCGCCGGCCTGGTCATCCACGAAGCGCGCATGATCCCCGACGAGCGTCAGATCTTCACCTTCCACGGTTTCCGCTTCACCGTGCTGCGGCGGGAAAAGAACCGCCTCACGCGGCTGCGCATCGTGCCGCTGGATTCAAAGCAGCTGCTGCTGCCCTCCGCCACACGTCCGGTGCGCGCGTAG
- a CDS encoding P-II family nitrogen regulator: MQTHKAKRVEIIIEAPMERRLTEALVAAGVTGFTVLPVLGGNGRSGLWSREGQVSRAGGMVAVICILREDRLEALLQAAFPLVERHIGVVSVTDCQVLRAERF, from the coding sequence ATGCAGACGCACAAGGCGAAACGGGTCGAGATCATCATCGAGGCACCGATGGAGCGGCGGCTCACCGAGGCACTGGTCGCTGCCGGGGTGACCGGCTTCACGGTGCTGCCCGTCCTCGGCGGCAACGGCCGCTCGGGCCTTTGGAGCCGGGAGGGTCAGGTGTCGCGCGCCGGCGGCATGGTAGCGGTGATCTGCATCCTGCGCGAGGACCGGCTGGAGGCGCTGCTGCAGGCGGCGTTCCCTCTGGTCGAGCGCCATATCGGCGTGGTCAGCGTGACCGACTGCCAGGTTTTGCGGGCCGAGCGGTTCTGA
- a CDS encoding sodium-dependent bicarbonate transport family permease, producing the protein MDSLLSLAAQNLISPIILSFVLGLAAALARSDLTIPEAAAKALSIYLLFSIGFKGGVSVAAHGLDARLLLSLAAGVLLSFVLPFLAFGLLRTMTRLSPIDAAAVAGHYGSISIVTFVAASSVLQGRGVASEGYMVAVAAAMEAPAILSALWLAARFGSHNGPAADSHAGGPDGGLMREILFNGSIVLLVGAFLIGLTTGEQGLADIEDLIVAPFKGLLCLFLLDMGLVAGRGLRASRGVLSAGLVGFGLLMPLCGALFGLGAGLVLGLSSGGIVLMMTLAASASYIAVPAAMRVALPEANPSVYLTLSLGITFPFNLTLGIPIYIALATAAGG; encoded by the coding sequence ATGGATAGCCTCCTGAGCCTTGCCGCCCAGAACCTGATATCACCGATCATCCTGTCCTTCGTGCTCGGCCTGGCGGCGGCGCTTGCCCGCTCGGATCTGACGATCCCGGAGGCGGCTGCCAAGGCGCTGTCGATCTATCTGCTGTTCTCGATCGGCTTCAAGGGCGGCGTCAGCGTTGCCGCCCACGGGCTCGACGCGCGGCTGCTGCTGTCGCTCGCCGCCGGCGTGCTGCTGTCCTTCGTCCTGCCTTTCCTGGCTTTCGGCCTGTTGCGGACGATGACTAGGCTGTCCCCCATCGATGCCGCGGCGGTGGCCGGGCATTACGGTTCGATCTCGATCGTCACCTTCGTGGCAGCCAGTTCCGTGCTGCAGGGGCGCGGCGTCGCCAGCGAGGGCTACATGGTCGCGGTCGCGGCGGCAATGGAGGCACCGGCGATCCTGTCGGCACTCTGGCTCGCCGCCCGCTTCGGATCCCACAACGGGCCTGCGGCCGACTCGCATGCGGGCGGACCGGACGGCGGACTGATGCGGGAAATCCTTTTCAACGGCTCGATCGTGCTCCTGGTCGGTGCCTTCCTGATCGGCCTGACGACGGGCGAGCAGGGGCTGGCGGATATCGAGGATCTGATCGTGGCGCCGTTCAAGGGCCTGCTGTGCCTGTTCTTGCTCGACATGGGTCTGGTCGCCGGCCGCGGCCTGCGCGCGAGCCGCGGCGTGCTGAGCGCGGGGTTGGTCGGATTCGGCCTGCTCATGCCGCTATGCGGTGCGTTGTTCGGACTTGGCGCGGGGCTCGTGCTCGGCCTTTCGTCCGGCGGCATCGTGCTGATGATGACGCTTGCCGCATCGGCGTCCTACATCGCCGTGCCCGCGGCCATGCGCGTGGCGCTTCCCGAAGCCAACCCGTCGGTCTATTTGACCCTGTCGCTCGGGATCACCTTCCCGTTCAATCTGACCCTCGGCATTCCCATCTACATCGCGCTGGCGACGGCGGCAGGAGGCTGA
- a CDS encoding shikimate kinase, with protein sequence MNSAAPDTQERDKRAARLVEALGTRSIVLVGIMGCGKSSVGRRLAQRLAIPFVDADAEIETAANMTVSEIFAVHGETEFRRGEEKVIARLLRNGPQVLATGGGAYMSDATRAAIARRGVSVWLRADLDTVMTRVRKRPTRPLLQTPDPEATMRELLARREPVYGLADIAVWSRDVPHEMVMEDIIAALEARLCAETRRQKEQTSDGTAS encoded by the coding sequence GTGAATTCTGCCGCACCGGACACGCAGGAACGGGACAAGCGCGCCGCCCGCCTCGTCGAGGCCCTCGGCACGCGCTCGATCGTGCTGGTCGGCATCATGGGCTGCGGCAAGTCCAGCGTCGGCCGGCGTCTCGCCCAGCGCCTGGCGATCCCCTTCGTCGACGCCGACGCTGAGATCGAAACGGCGGCCAACATGACTGTCTCGGAGATCTTCGCCGTTCACGGCGAGACCGAGTTCCGGCGCGGCGAGGAAAAGGTCATCGCCCGGTTGCTGCGTAACGGTCCACAGGTTCTCGCGACTGGCGGTGGTGCCTATATGAGCGATGCGACCCGTGCGGCCATCGCCCGCCGCGGCGTGTCCGTCTGGCTTCGCGCCGATCTCGACACGGTCATGACACGGGTGCGCAAGCGGCCGACCCGCCCGTTGCTGCAGACACCGGACCCCGAGGCGACGATGCGCGAGTTGTTGGCCAGGCGCGAACCGGTCTATGGCCTGGCCGACATCGCGGTGTGGTCGCGCGACGTGCCGCACGAGATGGTCATGGAAGACATCATCGCGGCGCTCGAGGCCCGCCTCTGCGCGGAAACCCGGCGCCAGAAGGAACAGACGTCCGATGGAACAGCTTCTTGA
- a CDS encoding BolA family protein, whose protein sequence is MRMKDSITAKLTETFSPVELDVVDESDRHKGHGGWREGGETHFRVRIVTAAFAGMSRLARHRAVNEALAAELVGGVHALAIEARAPDEPDPRAGRTT, encoded by the coding sequence ATGAGGATGAAAGACAGCATCACCGCCAAGCTGACGGAGACCTTTTCTCCGGTTGAGCTTGATGTAGTCGACGAATCGGACCGCCACAAGGGCCACGGCGGATGGCGCGAGGGCGGCGAGACGCATTTTCGCGTCCGCATCGTGACGGCGGCCTTTGCCGGCATGAGCCGGCTGGCCCGGCACCGGGCCGTGAACGAGGCGCTGGCGGCAGAGCTTGTCGGCGGTGTTCACGCGCTGGCGATCGAGGCGCGGGCGCCCGACGAGCCGGATCCGCGGGCGGGTCGGACGACCTGA
- the ccrA gene encoding crotonyl-CoA carboxylase/reductase encodes MNSAVQANDNRTPEAAPVKDLYEIGEIPPLGHVPKNMYAWSIRQDRHGPPETAMKIEVVPTWELDSHEVLVFVMAAGVNYNGIWAALGEPISVFGSHKSPYHIAGSDASGIVWAVGSKVKRWKVGDEVVIHCNQDDGDDEECNGGDPMFSPTQRIWGYETPDGSFAQFCRVQSQQLMPRPQHLTWEEAACYTLTLATAYRMLFGHAPHQLRPGQNVLVWGASGGLGVFGVQLAAAAGANAIGVISDEDKRDYVMSLGAKGVINRKDFNCWGQLPKVNSPEFEAWTKEARKFGKAIWDITGKGNDVDMVFEHPGEATFPVSALVVKRGGMVVFCAGTTGFNITFDARYVWMRQKRIQGSHFAHLKQASEANKFVIDRRIDPCMSEVFPWNLIPQAHTKMWKNQHAPGNMAVLVGAPTTGLRSFEDTLEAAKR; translated from the coding sequence ATGAACTCCGCCGTTCAAGCCAACGACAATCGCACGCCGGAGGCGGCACCCGTGAAGGACCTTTACGAAATCGGCGAAATCCCGCCACTGGGCCATGTCCCCAAGAACATGTACGCCTGGTCGATCCGCCAGGATCGCCATGGTCCGCCGGAAACGGCGATGAAGATCGAAGTGGTGCCGACCTGGGAACTGGACAGCCACGAGGTGCTGGTGTTCGTCATGGCCGCCGGCGTCAACTACAACGGCATCTGGGCCGCACTCGGCGAGCCGATCTCGGTGTTCGGCAGCCACAAGAGCCCCTACCACATCGCCGGCTCCGACGCCTCGGGCATCGTCTGGGCGGTCGGTTCGAAAGTGAAGCGCTGGAAGGTCGGCGACGAGGTCGTCATCCACTGCAACCAGGACGACGGCGACGACGAGGAGTGCAACGGCGGAGACCCGATGTTCTCGCCGACCCAGCGGATCTGGGGCTACGAGACGCCGGACGGCTCCTTCGCCCAGTTCTGCCGCGTGCAGTCGCAGCAGCTGATGCCACGGCCGCAGCACCTGACCTGGGAGGAGGCGGCCTGCTACACGCTGACGCTGGCAACCGCCTACCGCATGCTGTTCGGTCACGCGCCGCACCAGTTGCGCCCGGGCCAGAACGTGCTGGTCTGGGGCGCGTCGGGCGGCCTCGGCGTGTTCGGCGTGCAGCTTGCAGCCGCCGCCGGCGCCAATGCCATCGGCGTGATTTCCGACGAGGACAAGCGCGACTACGTCATGAGCCTCGGCGCCAAGGGCGTCATCAACCGCAAGGACTTCAACTGCTGGGGCCAGCTGCCCAAGGTCAACTCGCCGGAGTTCGAGGCCTGGACCAAGGAAGCGCGCAAGTTCGGCAAGGCGATCTGGGATATCACCGGCAAGGGCAACGATGTCGACATGGTGTTCGAGCATCCTGGCGAAGCCACCTTCCCGGTCTCGGCGCTGGTGGTCAAGCGCGGCGGCATGGTGGTGTTCTGCGCCGGCACGACCGGCTTCAACATCACCTTCGACGCGCGCTACGTCTGGATGCGGCAGAAACGCATCCAGGGCTCGCATTTCGCCCACCTGAAGCAGGCGTCGGAGGCGAACAAGTTCGTCATCGACCGCCGCATCGACCCGTGCATGTCGGAGGTGTTCCCTTGGAACCTGATCCCGCAGGCGCATACGAAGATGTGGAAGAACCAGCACGCGCCCGGCAACATGGCGGTGCTCGTCGGCGCCCCGACCACCGGGCTGCGCTCCTTCGAGGACACGCTGGAAGCCGCCAAGCGGTGA
- a CDS encoding carbonic anhydrase: MATDFPEDLAAGYGRYLQKGYVRFREAQERLAIYGQRPEVMVISCCDSRVTPEGVFHVGPGELFVVRNVANLVPPYEETEGQHGTSAAIEYAVKVLKVKHIVVMGHAQCGGVRAFRETANAPLVTGEFIGRWIKLLEPAAIAMACMPVDKLDDPQLAMEYAGVRQSLKNLRTFPFVDAAVSAGALKVHGAWFDIGSGELRVMDPETEKFEPCLAAGADDT; the protein is encoded by the coding sequence ATGGCGACAGACTTCCCCGAAGATCTCGCGGCCGGTTACGGCCGCTACCTGCAGAAGGGCTACGTGCGCTTCCGCGAGGCGCAGGAGCGGCTGGCGATCTACGGCCAGCGCCCGGAGGTGATGGTTATCTCGTGCTGCGACAGCCGGGTCACGCCGGAAGGCGTGTTCCACGTCGGGCCGGGCGAGCTGTTCGTGGTGCGCAACGTCGCCAACCTGGTGCCGCCCTACGAGGAGACAGAGGGTCAGCACGGCACCAGCGCGGCGATCGAATATGCGGTCAAGGTGCTGAAGGTGAAGCACATCGTCGTCATGGGTCATGCCCAGTGCGGTGGCGTGCGCGCCTTCCGCGAGACGGCCAACGCGCCGCTGGTGACGGGCGAATTTATCGGTCGCTGGATCAAGCTGCTGGAGCCGGCCGCCATCGCCATGGCTTGCATGCCTGTCGACAAGCTGGACGACCCGCAACTGGCGATGGAATACGCCGGCGTGCGCCAGTCGCTGAAAAACCTCAGGACCTTTCCCTTCGTCGACGCCGCCGTATCTGCCGGCGCACTGAAAGTCCATGGTGCCTGGTTCGACATCGGCTCCGGCGAATTACGGGTCATGGATCCTGAAACGGAGAAGTTCGAGCCTTGCCTGGCGGCGGGAGCCGACGACACCTGA
- a CDS encoding MaoC family dehydratase: MTKTNAGNFFEDFYVGQVIRHATPRTVTTGDVALYTALYGPRFAVQSSDAYARALGYPQAPVDDLLVFHIVFGKTVPDISLNAVANLGYAGGRFLAPVYPGDTLSAVSEVIGLKENSNGKTGVVYVRSTGYKDDGTEVLDYVRWVMVNKRDPGAAAPAPVVPRLPECIEADALGDAVPMLDTIHWDNDLAGSRFRFSDYVAGERIDHVDGMTVEEAEHQLATRLYQNTAKVHFNQHTEGKGRFGKRLIYGGHVISLARALSFNGLGAAFHIAGINGGRHVAPLFSGDTVFAWSEVLETAEIDGRPDVGALRLRLIATKNRPCADFPLLDADGRYENDVILDFDYWALMPR, from the coding sequence GTGACAAAGACCAACGCTGGCAATTTCTTCGAGGACTTCTACGTCGGCCAGGTGATCCGACACGCGACGCCGCGCACAGTTACGACGGGCGACGTCGCCCTCTACACCGCTCTCTACGGGCCCCGCTTCGCCGTGCAGTCCTCGGACGCCTACGCCCGGGCGCTCGGCTATCCGCAGGCGCCGGTCGACGACCTGCTCGTCTTCCACATCGTGTTCGGCAAGACGGTTCCGGACATCTCGCTCAACGCCGTCGCCAACCTCGGTTATGCCGGCGGGCGCTTCCTTGCTCCGGTCTATCCGGGCGACACACTGTCCGCCGTCTCCGAGGTCATTGGGCTGAAGGAGAATTCCAACGGCAAGACCGGCGTCGTCTATGTGCGCTCGACCGGCTACAAGGACGACGGTACCGAGGTGCTGGACTACGTGCGATGGGTGATGGTCAACAAGCGCGATCCGGGCGCGGCCGCGCCGGCGCCGGTCGTGCCCCGGCTGCCGGAGTGCATCGAGGCCGACGCACTCGGCGACGCCGTGCCCATGCTGGACACCATCCACTGGGACAACGACCTGGCCGGCAGCCGCTTCCGCTTTTCCGACTATGTCGCGGGCGAGCGCATCGACCATGTTGACGGCATGACCGTCGAGGAAGCCGAACACCAGCTGGCGACCCGGCTCTACCAGAACACCGCCAAGGTTCATTTCAACCAGCACACCGAGGGCAAGGGCCGTTTCGGCAAGCGACTGATCTACGGCGGCCACGTCATCAGCCTTGCCCGCGCACTGTCCTTCAACGGCCTCGGCGCGGCGTTCCATATAGCCGGCATCAACGGGGGCCGCCATGTTGCGCCGCTGTTTTCCGGCGACACCGTGTTCGCCTGGTCCGAGGTGCTGGAAACCGCCGAGATAGACGGCCGGCCGGACGTCGGCGCCCTGCGTCTGCGCCTGATCGCGACCAAGAACCGGCCCTGCGCCGACTTCCCGCTGCTCGACGCCGACGGGCGCTACGAGAACGACGTCATCCTCGACTTCGACTACTGGGCGCTGATGCCGCGGTAA